In a single window of the Centroberyx gerrardi isolate f3 chromosome 17, fCenGer3.hap1.cur.20231027, whole genome shotgun sequence genome:
- the dio3a gene encoding iodothyronine deiodinase 3a, protein MNTVKAIKNAIVCLVLLPRFLMAAVMFWLLDFLCIRKRVFFRMREQEGDAIDPPLCISDSNRMFSVESLKAVWHGHKLDFLKAAHLGHGAPNTEVVQLEDQRRSRILDYAKDKRPLILNFGSCTUPPFMARLKAFQGVVQQYADIADSVVVYIEEAHPSDGWMSSDAPYQIPKHRCLEDRLNAAQLMHLEVPGCLVVVDSMENSSNAAYGAYFDRLYILQDGKIVYQGGRGPEGYRISELKDWLDQYRQKLGKSSNVVVNV, encoded by the coding sequence ATGAATACTGTCAAGGCTATTAAAAATGCAATAGTTTGTCTTGTCCTGCTGCCCCGTTTTCTAATGGCAGCTGTAATGTTTTGGCTGCTTGACTTTTTATGCATAAGGAAAAGGGTGTTCTTCAGGATGAGGGAGCAAGAGGGCGATGCCATCGATCCCCCGCTGTGCATATCCGATTCCAATCGCATGTTCAGCGTGGAGTCCCTCAAGGCGGTCTGGCACGGGCATAAACTGGACTTTCTGAAAGCAGCGCATCTCGGACACGGAGCGCCCAACACCGAAGTTGTTCAGCTGGAGGATCAGAGGCGCAGTCGGATCCTCGATTACGCAAAGGACAAGAGACCGCTCATCCTCAACTTTGGCAGCTGCACCTGACCGCCGTTCATGGCGCGTCTGAAGGCTTTCCAGGGAGTTGTGCAACAGTACGCAGACATAGCAGACTCTGTAGTTGTGTACATAGAGGAAGCGCACCCCTCCGACGGCTGGATGAGCTCTGACGCGCCCTACCAGATTCCCAAACACCGGTGTCTGGAGGACAGGCTGAACGCTGCGCAGCTGATGCACCTGGAGGTCCCCGGCTGCCTGGTTGTCGTCGACAGTATGGAAAACTCCTCCAACGCTGCGTACGGAGCTTATTTCGACAGACTATATATACTTCAAGACGGGAAAATAGTTTACCAGGGAGGCAGAGGACCAGAAGGGTATCGAATCTCAGAGCTGAAAGACTGGCTTGATCAATACAGGCAAAAGCTGGGGAAATCCAGCAATGTAGTTGTTAATGTGTAG